Proteins encoded by one window of Labrus bergylta chromosome 2, fLabBer1.1, whole genome shotgun sequence:
- the sgsm1a gene encoding small G protein signaling modulator 1 isoform X3, which produces MATNMAEAETRQRLLRTVKKEVKQIMEESVTRKFVHEDSSHIVSFCAAVEACVLHGLKRRAAGFLRSNKIAALFMKVGKSFAPAEELCRKAQELEQIIETKRSQSLQSQDSLRRMPRLPSLTTQGVRNLWIRTALFEKVLDKIVLYLVENSSKYYEKEAVLMDPVDGPILASLLVGPCALEYTKMKTADHFWTDPSADELVQRHRIHGGHCRQDSPTKRPALCIQKRHSSSSMDERPSPSPSAREYVESLHQNNRVTLLFGKNNVLVQPRDDMEAIPGYLSLHQNADIMTLKWTPNQLMNGSVGDLDYERSIYWDYAMTIPLEEIVYLHCHQQVDSGGTVVLVSKDGIQRPPLRFPRGGHLLQFLSCLENGLLPHGQLDPPLWSQRGKGKVFPKLRKRVPQGSGSSDSVSDKEEDEATDYVFRILFPNSQSEFVTPPDLMDQGATMWHPTLRKASCSSCSQGSFSDGMTPKGCNHERTPLKLLCDNMKYQIISRAFYGWLAYCRHLSTVRTHLSALVNHTIVAPDVPRDAFKGLTADVWQTFLQDCTAYEEKELLRLVYFGGVEASLRKEVWPFLLGHYQFGMSEEERKEVDEQVRVCYQQTMREWLGCEEIVKQREKEQHAAALAKCSTGASIDIPSPKMVHHDSTISNESQSSQSSDRQSLARLQSDSSSSTQFFTSSHPFPWSSLLPFGLFFQVFESVEEVDQIEMEPKNEEAKQVPKMQNGTLQNETSSPDSGHPSSRNFSVTSGLSDGSLSTEDSATADLTQRSATVKHGGAESEGLTEEMDSLGKGQVKNKEGEGVGEGKRADVTETAKNTNSEETADNMIQPLEKELMKANKEKSLQPETQQTVRESGVIKTKEEEDQDALADFKGAKSLELEETKKGVPNEDTLMVSAAATKTAGEFSKLKTDMERSIEETSKKTAETQLISKEMDQSNTSTQEVSLVEYKENISVEPVVSEVEKSLILTADTEVLRPKEAYFSSQKDEAQVMTESDESPSAIEMEEIPTAKVSMVPWSRKGRCEALTFSEDSASSNVELLQEKASPEGTESILSEEPEMESLYTQFDSLAGSENTKTEVTHQGSAESTFSQELLDLYTLNLHRIDKDVQRCDRNYWYFTPANLEKLRNIMCSYIWRHLDIGYVQGMCDLLAPLLVILDDEALAFSCFSELMKRMNQNFPHGGAMDTHFANMRSLIQILDSELFELMHQNGDYTHFYFCYRWFLLDFKRELVYDDVFTVWETIWAAKNVSSSHFVLFIALALVEIYRDIILENNMDFTDIIKFFNEMAEHHNIKQILTQARDLVCKVQILIENK; this is translated from the exons AAGAAGTCAAAGCTTGCAAAGTCAAGACAGCCTTCGCAGGATGCCCCGACTGCCCAGCCTCACCACACAGGGAGTCAGGAACCTGTGGATCAGGACAGCTCTATTTGAGAAGGTGTTGGACAAGATTGTCCTCTACCTGGTGGAGAACAGCAG CAAGTACTATGAGAAAGAGGCTGTTTTAATGGACCCTGTGGACGGACCTATCCTCGCGTCTTTGTTAG TGGGACCCTGTGCTTTGGAGTACACAAAGATGAAGACAGCCGACCACTTCTGGACAGATCCGTCTGCAGACGAGTTGGTGCAAAGGCATCGCATCCATGGTGGCCATTGCAGACAGGATTCTCCCACTAAGAGGCCTGCACTGTGT ATCCAGAAGAGGCACTCCAGCAGCAGCATGGATGAGCGCCCATCCCCCTCGCCATCAGCTCGTGAATATGTGGAGTCACTACATCAGAACAACAGAGTGACCCTTTTGTTTGGCAAAAACAATGTGCTTGTACAACCG cGGGATGACATGGAAGCCATCCCAGGCTACCTCTCTTTGCACCAGAACGCTGACATCATGACCCTGAAGTGGACACCCAATCAGCTAATGAACGGCTCAGTTGGGGACTTGGATTATGAACGCAG taTCTACTGGGACTATGCCATGACAATCCCTCTGGAGGAGATAGTTTACTTGCACTGTCATCAACAAG TTGACAGTGGGGGGACGGTGGTGCTTGTCAGTAAGGATGGAATCCAAAGACCTCCGCTTCGTTTCCCCAGAGGCGGCCACCTGCTTCAGTTCCTCTCCTGCCTAGAGAATGGCCTGCTTCCTCACGGCCAGCTGGACCCTCCACTCTGGTCCCAGAGGGGAAAG GGAAAAGTGTTTCCGAAGCTGCGGAAGAGGGTTCCTCAGGGATCTGGATCCTCAGACTCGGTCTCGGATAAGGAAGAGGACGAGGCCACAGACTACGTCTTCCGCATCCTATTTCCAAACAGCCAGTCAGAGTTTG TGACTCCTCCAGACTTGATGGATCAGGGAGCTACAATGTGGCACCCCACTCTCAGGAAGGCTTCGTGTTCCTCTTGTTCTCAGGGGAGTTTCTCCGACGGAATGACACCCAAGGGGTGCAACCATGAGAG GACTCCTCTGAAGCTGCTGTGCGATAACATGAAGTATCAGATCATCTCTCGGGCTTTCTATGGCT GGTTGGCATACTGTCGTCACCTGTCCACTGTGCGAACACACCTTTCTGCTCTCGTCAATCACACCATTGTTGCCCCTGATGTGCCACGTGATGCCTTCAAAGGGCTCACCGCAGACGTGTGGCAGACATTCCTCCAGGACTGCACA GCATATGAAGAGAAGGAGCTTCTTCGCCTGGTATACTTTGGCGGTGTTGAAGCGTCGCTGCGTAAAGAGGTTTGGCCTTTCCTGCTGGGTCATTATCAGTTTGGaatgtcagaggaggagagaaaggag GTGGATGAGCAGGTCCGAGTGTGCTACCAGCAGACCATGCGTGAATGGCTCGGCTGTGAGGAGATTGTCAAGCAGCGGGAGAAGGAGCAGCATGCTGCGGCGTTGGCAAAGTGTTCCACTGGAGCGAGCATAGACATCCCCAGTCCGAAGATGGTCCACCACGACTCAACCATCAGCAATGAG TCCCAGTCCTCCCAGAGTTCAGACAGGCAGAGTCTGGCTCGCCTACAGAGTGactccagcagcagcacacag TTCTTCACATCCTCCCATCCCTTCCCCTGGAGTAGCCTGCTTCCCTTTGGCTTGTTCTTTCAGGTGTTTGAATCCGTAGAGGAAGTGGACCAGATCGAGATGGAGCCTAAAAATGAAGAGGCCAAACAGGTGCCAAAGATGCAAAATGGAACTCTACAGAACGAGACGAGCTCTCCTGACTCTGGACACCCCTCCTCCCGTAACTTCTCTGTCACCTCAGGCCTGTCAGACGGTTCACTCAGCACAGAGGACAGCGCTACAGCTGATCTAACACAGAGATCTGCAACTGTCAAACATGGAGGGGCAGAAAGTGAAGGTCTGACAGAGGAAATGGACAGCCTGGGGAAAGGTCAAGTAAAGAacaaagagggggagggggtgggggaggggaaaAGGGCTGATGTGACTGAAACTGCAAAAAATACCAACAGTGAGGAAACAGCTGATAACATGATCCAACCACTTGAAAAGGAGCTTATGAAGGCCAACAAAGAGAAAAGCCTGCAACCcgaaacacaacaaactgttAGGGAGTCTGGAgttattaaaacaaaagaagaggaagaccaAGATGCACTGGCAGACTTCAAAGGAGCTAAATCTTTAGAGttagaggaaacaaaaaaaggagtgCCCAATGAGGATACTCTGATGGTATCAGCAgctgcaacaaaaacagctgGAGAATTCAGTAAGCTGAAAACAGATATGGAAAGGAGTATAGAGGAAAcatcaaagaaaacagcagaaacacagttGATATCAAAGGAAATGGACCAATCAAATACTAGCACACAAGAGGTTTCTCTGGTAGAATACAAAGAAAATATATCTGTAGAACCCGTGGTCTCTGAAGTTGAAAAGAGCCTCATTCTCACGGCAGACACCGAGGTATTGAGGCCAAAGGAAGCTTACTTCAGCTCTCAGAAAGACGAGGCTCAGGTCATGACTGAGTCTGATGAGTCTCCCTCTGCCATAGAGATGGAGGAGATCCCCACTGCCAAAGTTTCCATGGTGCCTTGGAGCAGGAAGGGGCGTTGTGAAGCCTTGACATTTTCTGAGGACTCGGCTTCTTCTAatgtggagctcctgcaggAGAAGGCAAGTCCAGAAGGCACAGAGTCCATCCTGTCTGAGGAGCCGGAGATGGAGAGCCTTTACACCCAGTTTGACTCTCTGGCCGggtcagaaaacacaaagactgaAGTGACCCACCAAGGATCTGCTGAGAGTACCTTCTCT cAAGAGCTTTTGGACCTATATACATTAAATCTTCACCGCATTGACAAGGATGTCCAGCGCTGTGACAGAAACTACTGGTACTTCACTCCTGCCAACCTGGAAAAACTGCGCAACATCATGTGCAG CTATATCTGGAGGCACCTTGACATAGGGTACGTGCAAGGCATGTGTGATCTGCTCGCTCCTCTTCTCGTAATTCTGGATGATG AGGCCCTGGCCTTCAGCTGCTTCTCTGAGCTCATGAAGAGAATGAATCAGAACTTTCCACACGGAGGAGCTATGGACACTCACTTTGCCAACATGCGCTCTTTAATCCAG ATCCTGGATTCTGAGCTCTTTGAGCTAATGCACCAGAACGGAGACTACACCCACTTCTACTTCTGTTACCGCTGGTTTCTCCTTGACTTTAAGCGAG AGCTGGTGTATGATGACGTGTTTACAGTCTGGGAAACCATCTGGGCAGCTAAGAATGTCTCCTCCAGTCACTTTGTCCTCTTCATTGCTTTAGCGCTTGTGGAGATCTACAGGGACATCATCCTGGAGAACAACATGGACTTTACTGACATCATCAAGTTCTTCAACG aaATGGCTGAACACCACAACATCAAGCAGATTTTGACCCAGGCCAGAGATCTGGTGTGCAAGGTGCAGATACTGATAGAGAACAAGTGA
- the sgsm1a gene encoding small G protein signaling modulator 1 isoform X4, with protein sequence MATNMAEAETRQRLLRTVKKEVKQIMEESVTRKFVHEDSSHIVSFCAAVEACVLHGLKRRAAGFLRSNKIAALFMKVGKSFAPAEELCRKAQELEQIIETKRSQSLQSQDSLRRMPRLPSLTTQGVRNLWIRTALFEKVLDKIVLYLVENSSKYYEKEAVLMDPVDGPILASLLVGPCALEYTKMKTADHFWTDPSADELVQRHRIHGGHCRQDSPTKRPALCIQKRHSSSSMDERPSPSPSAREYVESLHQNNRVTLLFGKNNVLVQPRDDMEAIPGYLSLHQNADIMTLKWTPNQLMNGSVGDLDYERSIYWDYAMTIPLEEIVYLHCHQQVDSGGTVVLVSKDGIQRPPLRFPRGGHLLQFLSCLENGLLPHGQLDPPLWSQRGKGKVFPKLRKRVPQGSGSSDSVSDKEEDEATDYVFRILFPNSQSEFVTPPDLMDQGATMWHPTLRKASCSSCSQGSFSDGMTPKGCNHERTPLKLLCDNMKYQIISRAFYGWLAYCRHLSTVRTHLSALVNHTIVAPDVPRDAFKGLTADVWQTFLQDCTAYEEKELLRLVYFGGVEASLRKEVWPFLLGHYQFGMSEEERKEVDEQVRVCYQQTMREWLGCEEIVKQREKEQHAAALAKCSTGASIDIPSPKMVHHDSTISNESQSSQSSDRQSLARLQSDSSSSTQVFESVEEVDQIEMEPKNEEAKQVPKMQNGTLQNETSSPDSGHPSSRNFSVTSGLSDGSLSTEDSATADLTQRSATVKHGGAESEGLTEEMDSLGKGQVKNKEGEGVGEGKRADVTETAKNTNSEETADNMIQPLEKELMKANKEKSLQPETQQTVRESGVIKTKEEEDQDALADFKGAKSLELEETKKGVPNEDTLMVSAAATKTAGEFSKLKTDMERSIEETSKKTAETQLISKEMDQSNTSTQEVSLVEYKENISVEPVVSEVEKSLILTADTEVLRPKEAYFSSQKDEAQVMTESDESPSAIEMEEIPTAKVSMVPWSRKGRCEALTFSEDSASSNVELLQEKASPEGTESILSEEPEMESLYTQFDSLAGSENTKTEVTHQGSAESTFSQELLDLYTLNLHRIDKDVQRCDRNYWYFTPANLEKLRNIMCSYIWRHLDIGYVQGMCDLLAPLLVILDDEALAFSCFSELMKRMNQNFPHGGAMDTHFANMRSLIQILDSELFELMHQNGDYTHFYFCYRWFLLDFKRELVYDDVFTVWETIWAAKNVSSSHFVLFIALALVEIYRDIILENNMDFTDIIKFFNEMAEHHNIKQILTQARDLVCKVQILIENK encoded by the exons AAGAAGTCAAAGCTTGCAAAGTCAAGACAGCCTTCGCAGGATGCCCCGACTGCCCAGCCTCACCACACAGGGAGTCAGGAACCTGTGGATCAGGACAGCTCTATTTGAGAAGGTGTTGGACAAGATTGTCCTCTACCTGGTGGAGAACAGCAG CAAGTACTATGAGAAAGAGGCTGTTTTAATGGACCCTGTGGACGGACCTATCCTCGCGTCTTTGTTAG TGGGACCCTGTGCTTTGGAGTACACAAAGATGAAGACAGCCGACCACTTCTGGACAGATCCGTCTGCAGACGAGTTGGTGCAAAGGCATCGCATCCATGGTGGCCATTGCAGACAGGATTCTCCCACTAAGAGGCCTGCACTGTGT ATCCAGAAGAGGCACTCCAGCAGCAGCATGGATGAGCGCCCATCCCCCTCGCCATCAGCTCGTGAATATGTGGAGTCACTACATCAGAACAACAGAGTGACCCTTTTGTTTGGCAAAAACAATGTGCTTGTACAACCG cGGGATGACATGGAAGCCATCCCAGGCTACCTCTCTTTGCACCAGAACGCTGACATCATGACCCTGAAGTGGACACCCAATCAGCTAATGAACGGCTCAGTTGGGGACTTGGATTATGAACGCAG taTCTACTGGGACTATGCCATGACAATCCCTCTGGAGGAGATAGTTTACTTGCACTGTCATCAACAAG TTGACAGTGGGGGGACGGTGGTGCTTGTCAGTAAGGATGGAATCCAAAGACCTCCGCTTCGTTTCCCCAGAGGCGGCCACCTGCTTCAGTTCCTCTCCTGCCTAGAGAATGGCCTGCTTCCTCACGGCCAGCTGGACCCTCCACTCTGGTCCCAGAGGGGAAAG GGAAAAGTGTTTCCGAAGCTGCGGAAGAGGGTTCCTCAGGGATCTGGATCCTCAGACTCGGTCTCGGATAAGGAAGAGGACGAGGCCACAGACTACGTCTTCCGCATCCTATTTCCAAACAGCCAGTCAGAGTTTG TGACTCCTCCAGACTTGATGGATCAGGGAGCTACAATGTGGCACCCCACTCTCAGGAAGGCTTCGTGTTCCTCTTGTTCTCAGGGGAGTTTCTCCGACGGAATGACACCCAAGGGGTGCAACCATGAGAG GACTCCTCTGAAGCTGCTGTGCGATAACATGAAGTATCAGATCATCTCTCGGGCTTTCTATGGCT GGTTGGCATACTGTCGTCACCTGTCCACTGTGCGAACACACCTTTCTGCTCTCGTCAATCACACCATTGTTGCCCCTGATGTGCCACGTGATGCCTTCAAAGGGCTCACCGCAGACGTGTGGCAGACATTCCTCCAGGACTGCACA GCATATGAAGAGAAGGAGCTTCTTCGCCTGGTATACTTTGGCGGTGTTGAAGCGTCGCTGCGTAAAGAGGTTTGGCCTTTCCTGCTGGGTCATTATCAGTTTGGaatgtcagaggaggagagaaaggag GTGGATGAGCAGGTCCGAGTGTGCTACCAGCAGACCATGCGTGAATGGCTCGGCTGTGAGGAGATTGTCAAGCAGCGGGAGAAGGAGCAGCATGCTGCGGCGTTGGCAAAGTGTTCCACTGGAGCGAGCATAGACATCCCCAGTCCGAAGATGGTCCACCACGACTCAACCATCAGCAATGAG TCCCAGTCCTCCCAGAGTTCAGACAGGCAGAGTCTGGCTCGCCTACAGAGTGactccagcagcagcacacag GTGTTTGAATCCGTAGAGGAAGTGGACCAGATCGAGATGGAGCCTAAAAATGAAGAGGCCAAACAGGTGCCAAAGATGCAAAATGGAACTCTACAGAACGAGACGAGCTCTCCTGACTCTGGACACCCCTCCTCCCGTAACTTCTCTGTCACCTCAGGCCTGTCAGACGGTTCACTCAGCACAGAGGACAGCGCTACAGCTGATCTAACACAGAGATCTGCAACTGTCAAACATGGAGGGGCAGAAAGTGAAGGTCTGACAGAGGAAATGGACAGCCTGGGGAAAGGTCAAGTAAAGAacaaagagggggagggggtgggggaggggaaaAGGGCTGATGTGACTGAAACTGCAAAAAATACCAACAGTGAGGAAACAGCTGATAACATGATCCAACCACTTGAAAAGGAGCTTATGAAGGCCAACAAAGAGAAAAGCCTGCAACCcgaaacacaacaaactgttAGGGAGTCTGGAgttattaaaacaaaagaagaggaagaccaAGATGCACTGGCAGACTTCAAAGGAGCTAAATCTTTAGAGttagaggaaacaaaaaaaggagtgCCCAATGAGGATACTCTGATGGTATCAGCAgctgcaacaaaaacagctgGAGAATTCAGTAAGCTGAAAACAGATATGGAAAGGAGTATAGAGGAAAcatcaaagaaaacagcagaaacacagttGATATCAAAGGAAATGGACCAATCAAATACTAGCACACAAGAGGTTTCTCTGGTAGAATACAAAGAAAATATATCTGTAGAACCCGTGGTCTCTGAAGTTGAAAAGAGCCTCATTCTCACGGCAGACACCGAGGTATTGAGGCCAAAGGAAGCTTACTTCAGCTCTCAGAAAGACGAGGCTCAGGTCATGACTGAGTCTGATGAGTCTCCCTCTGCCATAGAGATGGAGGAGATCCCCACTGCCAAAGTTTCCATGGTGCCTTGGAGCAGGAAGGGGCGTTGTGAAGCCTTGACATTTTCTGAGGACTCGGCTTCTTCTAatgtggagctcctgcaggAGAAGGCAAGTCCAGAAGGCACAGAGTCCATCCTGTCTGAGGAGCCGGAGATGGAGAGCCTTTACACCCAGTTTGACTCTCTGGCCGggtcagaaaacacaaagactgaAGTGACCCACCAAGGATCTGCTGAGAGTACCTTCTCT cAAGAGCTTTTGGACCTATATACATTAAATCTTCACCGCATTGACAAGGATGTCCAGCGCTGTGACAGAAACTACTGGTACTTCACTCCTGCCAACCTGGAAAAACTGCGCAACATCATGTGCAG CTATATCTGGAGGCACCTTGACATAGGGTACGTGCAAGGCATGTGTGATCTGCTCGCTCCTCTTCTCGTAATTCTGGATGATG AGGCCCTGGCCTTCAGCTGCTTCTCTGAGCTCATGAAGAGAATGAATCAGAACTTTCCACACGGAGGAGCTATGGACACTCACTTTGCCAACATGCGCTCTTTAATCCAG ATCCTGGATTCTGAGCTCTTTGAGCTAATGCACCAGAACGGAGACTACACCCACTTCTACTTCTGTTACCGCTGGTTTCTCCTTGACTTTAAGCGAG AGCTGGTGTATGATGACGTGTTTACAGTCTGGGAAACCATCTGGGCAGCTAAGAATGTCTCCTCCAGTCACTTTGTCCTCTTCATTGCTTTAGCGCTTGTGGAGATCTACAGGGACATCATCCTGGAGAACAACATGGACTTTACTGACATCATCAAGTTCTTCAACG aaATGGCTGAACACCACAACATCAAGCAGATTTTGACCCAGGCCAGAGATCTGGTGTGCAAGGTGCAGATACTGATAGAGAACAAGTGA